The Nicotiana tomentosiformis chromosome 2, ASM39032v3, whole genome shotgun sequence genome includes the window TGCAGAAAACTTAATGGAAAAAATCAATTATGAAGTTCTGAGAGTTAAGGTGGAAAGTCAGCATCAAAATCATGCAGAAGCAAGCAACCAGCAGGTAAGTGATGGATTTTTTCTTAACATAAAGGAGAAGTTGGAAGGCACCATTGAAACATTGGAGGAGTTGGAAAAGCAAATTGGTAGGCTTGGCCTAAAGGACTATCTTGTTTCTGTTAAACAAGAAACTAGAGTACCTTCAACATCTTTGGTTGATGAATCTGATATCTTTGGTAGGCAGAATGAAATAGAGACTTTGGTTGACCGTTTATTGTCTGTTGACGCCGATGGAAAAAAGTATAGTGTAATTCCTATTGTTGGAAAGGCGGGGGTTGGCAAGACAACACTTGCTAAAGCTGTTTACAATAATGAGAAGGTGAAAGTCCATTTTGATTTGAAAGCTTGGTTCTGTGTGTCTGAACCATATGATGCTTCTAGAATAACAAAAGGATTACTTCAAGAAATTGGTTCATCCAACTTAATGGTTGATAACAATCTTAATCAGCTTCAAATCAAATTGAAGGAAAGCTTAAAAGGAAAAAAGTTTCTTATTGTTTTAGATGATATTTGGAATGACAAGTACACCGAGTGGGATGACTTGAGAATTCCTTTTGCACAAGGAGAAATTGGAAGTAAGATCATTGTGACGACACGTAAGGAGAGTGTTGCCGAGATGATGGTTAGTCAGCCAATTATCATGGAGATTCTTTCTAGCGAATTCTCTTGGCCTTTATTCAAAAGACATGCATTTGAAAATAGAGATCCCAAGGAACATCCAGAACTTGAAGAGGTAGGAAAACAAATTGCAAAAAAGTGCAAAGGTTTGCCTTTAGCACTAAAGACACTTGCTGGTTTGTTACGGTCCAAATCAAAGATTGAAGAGTGGAGACGCATTTTGAGAAGTGAAATATGGGAACTGCCAGACAAAATCATATTACCAGAATTGATGTTGAGCTACAATGATCTCCCTGTGCATTTGAAGCAATGCTTTTCCTACTGTGCAATATTTCCGAAAGATTATCCATTTCGGAAAAAACAAGTCATTCAGTTGTGGATTGCTAATGGTCTAGTACAGGGGTTGCAAAATAATGAAACAATTGAAGATTTAGGCAACCAATACTTTCTCGAGTTGCGATCAAGATCATTGTTTGAAAGGGTCCCAAGGTCTTCTCAAGGGAACACCGAGAAATTCTTAATGCATGACCTTGTCAATGATTTGGCGCAAGTTACATCTTCAAAACTTTGCATCAATTTGGAAGATAACAAAGGATCTGGTATGTTGGGAAGATGTCGACACCTATCATATTCAATGGGATATGGTGGTGACTTAGAGAAATTGAAACCCCTCGACAAATTGGACCAGCTGAGGACATTGCTTCCTATCAATATCAAGCTCTATGGGACATTTCATTTAAGCAAGAGGGTGTTGCATAATATATTGTCAAGACTAACATCCTTAAGGGCACTCTCATTGTCTGGTTATGACATCAAAGAGTTGCCGAATGACTTGTTCATCAAAATAAAACTCCTAAGATTTTTGGACCTTTCTCGGACATTGATAAAGCAGTTACCAGATTCAATTTGTGTACTCTATAACTTAGAGACACTTCTCTTGTCATGTTGTCAAAATCTTGTGGAGTTACCGATGCAAATGCCAAAATTGATCAATTTGCGCCACCTTGATATTAGCGGTACTCCTTGCTTGAAGAAGCCGCAACATCTGAGCAAGTTGAAAAGCATCCGTGTGTTATTGGGAGTTGAATTTTTTCTTGGTGGTAGCAGTGGTTCGAGAATGGAAGATTTGGGTGAACTACATAACTTGTATGGATCTCTATCAATTCGACAGTTGGAAAATGTGGCGGATAGAAGGGAAGCTTTGAAGGCAAACATGAGAGGAAAGGAACATATTGAAAAGTTATCATTGGAGTGGAGTGTAAGTATTGCGGACAGAACAGAAAATGAAAGAGACATACTTGATGAGCTACATCCAAATCTAAATATTAAAGAACTCAAGATCACTGGATATAGACGGACAAACTTTCCAAATTGGCTAGCTGATTATTCATTTTCTAAGCTGGTGGAATTGTCTCTAAGCAACTGCGAGGACTGTTATTCCTTGCCAGCATTAGGACAACTTCCTTCTTTAAAATTCCTTGCAATTCGAGGGATGTGTCGAATAACAGATGTGACTGACGAATTCTATGGTAATTCGTCCTCCAAAAAGCCTTTTAACTCTCTAGAGCGACTTGAATTTGCAGAGATGTTGGAGTGGAAGCAGTGGCATgtactagggattggagagtttcCTATACTTGAGaatctttcaattaaaaattGCCCCAAGTTGATTGGAAGGTTGCATGAAAATCTTTGTTCTCTGACAAGTTTGACAATTTTAAATTGTCCTGAACTCAATCTGGAGGCACCTATCCAACTTTCAAGTCtaaaaaagtttaaagttatagGTTCTCCTAAGGTTGGAGTTCTTTTTGATGATGCTGAACTGTTtttgtctcaacttcaggaaatGAAACAGATAGTTGAATTAGATATTTACAATTGTCAGTCTCTTACCTCCTTGCCTTTTAGCAGTATGCCAAATACCTTGAAGGAAATAAAGATATATTATTGTGGGAAATTGAAATTGGAGTCATCAGTTGGTGATATAATTTCTATAGGAAGTAACATGTTTCTGGAAAGATTGCAACTGATAGGATGTGATTCTATAAATGAGTTGGTCATACAAGCACGCTATTTGAGTGTATTTAGTTGCCCCGGCCTTACAAAGTTTCTGATTCCCAACGGGACTGAAGATCTCATAATTTTTAACTGTGagaatcttgaaatacttttgaTGGCTCAAACGATGTCATTGCGTACTTTGAATATTAGCAACTGCGAGAAGCTGAAGTCGCTGCCAGAACATATGCAGGAACTCCTTCCATCTCTTAAGGAACTGAAACTGATTAGTTGTCCAGAAATAGAGTCCTTTCCTGAAGGAGGATTGCCCTTCAGTTTAGAAGTCCTTGAGATCTTCTATTGCAAGAAACTGGTGAATGGGCGAAAGGAGTGGAGTTTACAGAGATTCCCCTATCTCAGAGAGTTACGCATAGACCATGATGGTAGTGACGAAGAGATTCCTGCTGATGAAAATTGGGAGTTGCCTTGCTCTATTCGAACTCTTTGGATGGACAATATGAAAACATTAAGCAGTCAAGTTCTCAAAAGCCTCACCTCTCTTGAATATCTATCTACTGTGAATTTACCTCAAATTCAGTCATTGTTGGAAGAAGGGCTTCCCTCATCTCTTTCTGAGCTTAGATTAAATGACCATGACGAGCTCCATTCACTACCTACCGAAGGTTTTCGACGCCTCACCTCGCTTCAACGTCTATATCTTTACCACTGCGATCAACTCAAATCTATTCCAGAATCAGCGCTGCCCTCCTCCCTATCTGAGCTGACCATCTTGAATTGCCGTAATCTCCAATCTCTTCAAGTGAAAAGAAAGCCTTCCTTCCTCTCTCTGCTGCCTATCTGTCGTTGCGGTAATAATCTCCAACCTCTTCCAGAATCAGCGCTGCCCTCCTCCCTCTCTAAGCTGGTCATCGATGATTGCCCTAAACTCCAATCTCTTCCAGTAAAAGGGATGCCCTCTTCCATCTCTGCACTATGGATTCGCAACTGCCCATTGCTCAAACCAAGTCTAGAATTTGAGGAGGAGGATTACTGGCCAAATATTGCTCAAATTCCCACCATAAAAATCGACGAGGAATATCTGTAATGTAATGATTATAACGAGTGGTGCTCTGATAAATGTAAGTTATTCTTTCTCTTTTTTACCTCAGCATCTTTTTATTTTTGGTCACTTCTATTGGCTTGTTTGTTAATTCTTTTCCTTTTGTTATATCTTGTTGAGCAGTGTGGGGCTTATATTGCCACTATAAAGCCGAGGAATCATCTTCAGGTCAAGATTAATTGTGATGTTAGATGAGAAAAATAGGTACTTTTCTTTTGTTTGGAATTTGACAGTACTACTGCTCTTCATCAGTCTGAGAAGCAAATACCATGCAATGTTTATACAGAAATTTCTTCCCATGTCAAATTCGAACATCCATTAAAATGACTATCATTTTCTAGTATCAACTATATCATCCAGTGCTCGTAACTACCAGCACTGCTTCTTTGTCCAAAGTAAAGTAGGCCTGCAATTTTGTGATAGCTAAGTGTGACATTAAGCTCTACGTTTTTCACAGTTTATACATTGCTCTGAATAATTCTTTGGTTATAAGGATTAGTCGGCATATGGATTTGATATATGCATGTTACTAGACTACCTTATAAGGACCCATTTTTTCAGTTATATATGTATGTTGAGAAAAATCATCTGTAGAATTGTATAATGGCAAATTAAGAAcaacttttcttttttcttctattttatcaGGATTTTGACAACAGCATGATCAGTCACTTTGCTCTATTTTGAGAGTGATTTGGGAACTATACAATCTCATTTTCTCTTGGAAGGCTTTTTCAGCTTTTAGCTGAAGTTTACCATTGATGGTCATATACTGCTCAAACTGCGTCTTGAAATTGAGTAAATGGACGAGTGGCCGGTGATTGCTCAATCCCCCCCCCACTCGGTTGATAATGAACTCATATAGCGAGCAAGATAAATAAGTGATTCTCCAAAAAATGGTGCCTATTAATTTTCAAGGCTTCTCTTGGCTTGTTTATTAATTGCTTGTCTTTTCTAATATTCTAAGACTGCTATGCATCATTTATTTCTGTTGCAAAAATTATTAGTCCCTTCATTCCCCTATTTATAGTCTCCCGTCACTTCCTGTATAACATGAATGGTTGTTTTGACAGGCAAGCTGGTACGGACTTTTTTTCAATTCCACCCTAATTACTCCAACAAGGCAAATCTATAGTCATTATTACTCAAAGTTAAGGCAATTTAGTTATATACCCTTATTTAAGTAATGCAATCAAATAGATTTCTAAATGTGATGCCAAAACCTTCAACAAAATACTAGTCTACTTTGTCAGGATGAGTGTGTGTCATTCAATTGAATGCTTTTCATCGTAAAATTATACTGTGCAAGTAGGCCAAAAAGATTTAATGTTTAATTAGTATATAAACTCATGAATCCCCTTAACATAATGAAAGCTTTTAGGAGCGGAAGTGGAAAGCCCATAACAAAAAAAAGATTGTATATCTCTCTTGCTTTGGCTCATTTTGTCTGAACTCTAAATTTAACATTAATTGTATGCAATACTCATTATTCGAACTCTAAAGTGACAACTGACACCACAAAAAAGGCACGCAATACTTCCATGAACATGTTGATTGTATCAGTTCAGATGGTACGGAAAAAATTCTTTTAGAAATAAAAGACATTCAACTTGAAAGGAATAGTACCAATAGTTAATCCCTGACCTTCAATTTCCTTTATGACATATAGCAAGAACTAATAAAATACTACAAAAATTGAATTGAAAGAAACTACTAACTGTCAGTAATAAATCTTCTGAGCTCATCTAACGTTGCAGTAATAGTTGAGAGATGTTTAGCAGTGACTGTATCAGAGAGCGTCTTATGAACACTGGCTAATGTTGGTTCGAATGTATATGGCGAAGAACTAATTGCATTGCCTTTATCCAAAACTGCAGCTATTTTATACTCATTCATCTTAGAATCATACTCGTACAGTTCATCATATTGTTCATCATATTGTTCCAAGATACGATTTACAAGGAAAAGCACTTGTTTACTGTCGAAACAGACTGGAAAACAATAATTATAGCCGTCCAAACCCGTAATGAAGTTGGCCACAGTGTGAGAAACTCTCCAATTATTGCTTAGGTAATCGTAAGCAGAAATGACTACAAATTCCTCGAAGGTGCAAATAAGGGTAAGTAAAACTTGCACCACCCCTAACCATTTATCGTAAATGAAATCATGAGTATGGTTGATGAAGTCAGGGAAGTTAAGAATTATAGCCTCTTTTCTCTTTGTATTAAAGGCAAGAATACGACGGTCACATGTGAGCCAATGCAAGGAATCATGCACGTAAACAGGTCTACTACCGGCAACCAAATAGCTGAAAGTATTACCCAATTGCAACTTCATTCTTGATCGGAATTCATGCCACACGCCGCCTGATTCCTCCGATGAAAATACCTGAAATCTATACCCTTCTTCTTTAGCCAGTTTCCCAACTCTTACCAACTTATATTGATCTGAAGTAGGATAGTCAACAACAAAGCCTGTATCACCAATTGTATGCTTATATGTTTTGCACTTTGGGTGTGGAATCAATTGGTGTGCCCCAGTTATAGGATTGAAAACGCAGAAACTCCGAACTTGATGAAAGTTAAGGAGAAGTAGacccttgcatgaggctaaaacCTCAACCTGAACAGGTAAAGTCGTCTTATAATGATTGGCCCGGATAGAGTTTATGGAAATTTTATGAAAGTTCTTGGATACTCTGTCTGATGAATAGATGAGTATAGAGATGATCTTTTGATGTTGGAACAACCACGTTTGAGAAAATTTAGGATCAGAAATCCTAGTATTAAAGTTCTTGCATAGAACTTTACATTGAATTGCAAACTTCAAAGGCAAGTGGGAGATGATCTCCACAACTAAATCTTCATTCAGGTCCATATATAAGATTCTGTTGCGTTGTGTTGCTCTGCTATGAATATCTCAATAGCGTTACCCACCTTGATTTGTTCTTTCTGTTTTCTGAGTCTATAAATAAGGAGGCATCAAATATTTAACCTAAAACGTCTCATGTCCTCTTTTCAGAGTCCCAAAGGGATTAGGAAGATTTCGTAAGGACGATCAATTAATAGAagggtaaaaatatttttggattaaaGTTATATAGAGAAAAAATTTAGTTGGAATACTATTTTTATTAGGTTATATATTTTATCATAAATTTTTTACATATAATTATTCGAAAATCAATTAAAATAGGCTGTATGACAACTAGGTAACCAAGATTCAAATTTCTGAGGCGGCAAAACAAATCATCTAGATTTCTTTCCATTTGTTCGAGTCATTGTGCACACAGTTATTTTATCAAAATGCTAAGGATTTATATTCTAAACAAGGATTTATATCCTAATTGTCATACAGCCTATTTTAATTGATTTTCGAATAATTATATGTAAAAAATTTATGATAAAACATATAACCTAATAAAAATAGTATTCCAACTAAAAAATTTCTCTATATAACTTTAATCAAAAAATCTTTTTACCCTTCTATTAATTGATCGTCCTTACGAAATCTTCCTAATCCCTTTGGGACTATGAAAAGAGAGTATGATACGTTTTAGGTTAAATATTAATATCGTACTTTACTTTGAGGAGGTGAAGCTCTTTATAAAACTAGGCAAATCCTAGAAATTACATTACATGTTCACTTCTCTCTAGAGTCCATTTCTCCTAAGGTTACTAGACtaaagaaaattatttatgaaagtcACTTTACTTTGTTTTGTAATCGCAAAGTCATTATAATTTGCATATTGTAACTCAAAAGTCACTCAACACTTTTACGGCATATTAAACATTATTTTTCATATTTCTTTTTAACTGAATCATTTAAAAAATCAAAAACATCCATTTAAACAGACTCAATCCGCTCTATGGTCCAagctattttttctattttttatacaaaaatataaatattactaTACAATAGTTATATTGAATGTATACATTggtttaaataaaatattaaataagtTGGATTAGAAATAATCTTATGGTAGCACTATCTTTACTATAAGTCAAAATTTCAAGCATAAataattttttacattttttcttCAACCTTTTTATTTTCTTCCACTCCAACGCTACTAATTTTCTTGTTTCACTTCAAATTTAACGCCTCTAGTTTTTTAAGATTAATTTATTATTCTCTATATAATACTTTGCTTAAACCAATGTATACATTCAATATAACTATATTGAGAACCAAAATGATACATTATAGCAAAGTAATATTTACGTTTTTTATTATACAAAATAAGAGAAAGTAGATCGAGTCATGGAACAGGTTGAGTGACGGTTTAAAtgggtaattttaattttttaaatgactggacataaaaaaaatatgaaaaatactaTTTAAAATGCCCTAAAAGTGCTGAGTGACTTTTGAGTTACAATGTGCTGTTAAGTTGAGAAGTTGAGCTATACAAGGAGAAATTGACAGTGAAAACCCTAGAATTTAGGAGAGAAGAAATCCGACTCATTTATTACTCTCAgaatttacaacaacaacaacccagtataatcccactagtggggtttgtggaggatagtgtgtacacaaaccttacccctaccctgtgaTAGAaaggctgtttccaaatgaccattggcatccttccctccaagaactccccaccttgctcttggggtgactcgaactcacaacctcttggttggaagtggagggtgcttaccatcagagcaacccaccttgtctaaTTTACATTTTCAAAATGAGTCTCTGTTATTCTAGAGTGTTCTCTTCATTTATATACAAATAACTAATTAAGTAATACATGGGCTAAAGTGCAAGATTGTGAAACTTTGTGTTGGGTCATGGAGTGGGTTGCCTGGTGCTTGGGCCTGGATTATATTGCAGAGTTAGGCTGCTTAACACCCCCCCCCCCAAGCTGGAGGGTGGAAACACCCCAAGCTTGCCCAAAATCGTGTGGTGAAGGGGGCCATATAAGGCCTTGGTCATGATGTCTGCCAGTTGGTCAGAACTGTGAACAAATTGGAGAGACACCAGCCCAGAAGATAAGTAGTCGTGAACATAGTGACAGTCCACCTCTATATGCTTTGTGCGCTCATAAAAAACCGGGTTCTTTGCAACGTGTAAGGCAACTTGGCTGTCACAAAATATAGGGACATGGGTAGTAATAGAAAGGGCAAGGTCATTGAGGAGTCGAACCAGCCAAGATATCTCAGCCACCACCTGCCTCAAGGCCCTATACTCAGCTTCTGCAGAGGAAAGAGAGATAGTAGGTTGTTTCTTGCTTTTCCAAGATATAGGGCATCCACCAAGAGTAATTAAATACCTGTAACTGACCTCCTAGAAAAAGCACGTGTAGCCTAGTCAGAATCAGCAAAGGCAATAAGAGATAGATCAGGTGAATTACTCAACAAAATTTCTTGAGTTGGGGCAGGCATTAAGTATCTCAAAACATGTAATCCAGCTAGCATATGAGGGACCCTGGGAGATTGTAAGAACTAACTTAAATGCTGGACAGAATAGGCAATGTCAGGCCTGGTGTGTTGCAAAAAATTTAACTTCCCAACTAATCTTCTGTAAAGGCTGGGATCTCGAAGGAGATCACCATGATCAATAGACAATTTGATTGAGGGATCTATAGGAGTGGCAACAGGAGATAAATGAGAACAGTTGAATTCATCTAATAAATCTGAAGTATACTTGTATTGATGCATGACATAACCATCAGGGTAAGAAGAGACTTCGAGGCCCAGAAAATAGTGGACCAACCCCCGTCTTTGATCTTGAATTGGTCATCCAAAAACTGTTTCAATGTTGTCATTTCAGCAATATCAGCACCAGCTAAGAGGATATCATCAATATAGACCACCAATATGACCAAAGAATCACCAGAAGACTTAGTAAATACTGAGTAATCATTTTTGCTAGCAATGTAGCCTTTGGATCAGACAGTTTAGAAAACCACTGCCTGAAAGCCTGCTTAAGACCATATAAAGACTTCCGGAGCCTACAAACCATAGGAGAGGCAGGAGcagcagaagaagaagaaatctGAAGACCATGAGGTATCCTCATGTACACctcctcatgtagatcaccatgGAGGAAGGCATTATTGACATCAAGATGGAAAACAGTCCAATGTCTTTTAACAGCAAGAGAAAGGAGACATTTGACAGTAGTAAGCTTGACAACATGAGAGAAGGTCTCAGTGTAATCCATGCCTTCCTTTTGAGTGTCACCCCTAataacaagtcttgccttataccTCTCAATAGAACCATCAGATTTCTGCTTGATTTGTATACCCACTTGCAGGGGATAGCTTTCTTATGAGAAGGTAGAGGGACAATGACAAAATCattcaagaagaagaagaaaaagaagaagaaaaagaagaagaagaagaagaagaagaagaagaactagGAGATAAAGAAACAGGTGCAGGGAAAGGAGAAGTAACAGATGAATTAGGAGTAGAAGTATCAGTGAAATCAGATGTAGGGGAAGGAAAGGTGGAGGAAGGTGGGAGATGATAAGGAAATATGTGTTCATGGAAGAAGACATCTCTAGAGAAAAGGATAGAATAAGAAGATAGATTGAGAAGTTTGTAACCCTTCTTGCCACAGGAGTACCCCAGAAAAACACAAGGAATGGATCTAGGCTGAAGTTTATCTCTACCTTGCTTAGGGATGGTAGCATAGCATAGGCAACCAAAAGACTTCAAGTGATCATAGGAAGGGGATATCCATATAATTTTTCAAAAGGGGAAAGGTTTTGAAGTACAGTAGAGGGCAACCTATTGATTAGATAAGTGGATGTGAGGACACAGTCGCTCCAGTACTTAAGGGGAAGTTTTGATTGATATACGAGGGCCCTAAAGACTTCCAAAAGACTTCAAGTGATCATAGGAAGGGGGATATCCATATAATTTTTCAAAAGGGGAAAGGTTTTGAAGTACAGTAGAGGGCAACCTATTGATTAGATAAGTGGATGTGAGGACACAGTCGCTCCAGTACTTAAGGGGAAGTTTTGATTGATATACGAGGGCCCTAAAGACTTCCAAAAGATGTTTGTATTTTCTTTCAATCACTCCATTTTGTTGAGGAGTGTGAGGAATGGTAGTTTGATGGAAAATACCATTTTCAGAAAAGAACTGTTGTGCCTCAGACCTGCTTCCCAGCTCATAACTATTATCAGAACTAAGACTCTGCATAGTAGAATTGAAATGAACCTTTACCATTGTAATAAAAGCCTTAAGCATAGAAAGTGCATTATTTTTGCATGATAAAAGGTGGGTCCAAGTGACCCTGGTGAAATCATCAAATAAGGTCAAAAAATACCTGAACCCATTATAGGTCTGAGTATTATAAGGATCCCATATGTTAATATGGACAAGTTGAAAAGGAGTAGATTAATGAATTAAACTGTCAGGAAAAGGCAACCTTTGTTGTCTTGCCATTGGGCACACTTCACAGAAGAAAGTTTGTTTAGATGATACCTTGCTAGATAAAAAAGGAATTGATCTCATTGTAATAAATGGTATATGACCCAATCTTTAGTGCCAAAACAAATCAATTTTATTAATATCAGGGGAATTACAAATGTTACAATGAATAGCAGAATCAGGCAGAACACTAAAAGATGGACTAGAAGCATTACATTAAACAGAACTAGAAATGGAAATAGGAATTGAACCAACAGACAAAGTATAAGATGTCACAGCTGGATGCAAGAAATATAATCCACTTATAGCTTTACCAATTTTCAGTGGCCTCCTCAGAGAATGGCCCTATAAAATGTAGGCAGAAATGATAAGAGTTGCAATGCATTTGAACTGAACAAGAAGTTTATGAATGGATATTAGATTGAAATGGAAAGAAGGAACTAACAGAACATTATGTAAAATCATATCTGGCTTGAGTTGTACAGAACCAATAGATATGACTTTTACTTTGTATCCATTAGGTAGGGTTATTAAAAAGGTGTGGTGAGTGGTGTTAAGTTGTTTAGAAGATGTTTGTGAGGTGTCATATCGTTGGTTGCACCTGAATCTAGAATCCAAG containing:
- the LOC104099520 gene encoding putative disease resistance RPP13-like protein 1, which translates into the protein MEIGLAVGGAFLSSALNVLFERLAPQGELLKMFQRQKHDFHLLEKLRRTLCGFRAVLSDAENKQASNPDVSQWLNELRAAVDNAENLMEKINYEVLRVKVESQHQNHAEASNQQVSDGFFLNIKEKLEGTIETLEELEKQIGRLGLKDYLVSVKQETRVPSTSLVDESDIFGRQNEIETLVDRLLSVDADGKKYSVIPIVGKAGVGKTTLAKAVYNNEKVKVHFDLKAWFCVSEPYDASRITKGLLQEIGSSNLMVDNNLNQLQIKLKESLKGKKFLIVLDDIWNDKYTEWDDLRIPFAQGEIGSKIIVTTRKESVAEMMVSQPIIMEILSSEFSWPLFKRHAFENRDPKEHPELEEVGKQIAKKCKGLPLALKTLAGLLRSKSKIEEWRRILRSEIWELPDKIILPELMLSYNDLPVHLKQCFSYCAIFPKDYPFRKKQVIQLWIANGLVQGLQNNETIEDLGNQYFLELRSRSLFERVPRSSQGNTEKFLMHDLVNDLAQVTSSKLCINLEDNKGSGMLGRCRHLSYSMGYGGDLEKLKPLDKLDQLRTLLPINIKLYGTFHLSKRVLHNILSRLTSLRALSLSGYDIKELPNDLFIKIKLLRFLDLSRTLIKQLPDSICVLYNLETLLLSCCQNLVELPMQMPKLINLRHLDISGTPCLKKPQHLSKLKSIRVLLGVEFFLGGSSGSRMEDLGELHNLYGSLSIRQLENVADRREALKANMRGKEHIEKLSLEWSVSIADRTENERDILDELHPNLNIKELKITGYRRTNFPNWLADYSFSKLVELSLSNCEDCYSLPALGQLPSLKFLAIRGMCRITDVTDEFYGNSSSKKPFNSLERLEFAEMLEWKQWHVLGIGEFPILENLSIKNCPKLIGRLHENLCSLTSLTILNCPELNLEAPIQLSSLKKFKVIGSPKVGVLFDDAELFLSQLQEMKQIVELDIYNCQSLTSLPFSSMPNTLKEIKIYYCGKLKLESSVGDIISIGSNMFLERLQLIGCDSINELVIQARYLSVFSCPGLTKFLIPNGTEDLIIFNCENLEILLMAQTMSLRTLNISNCEKLKSLPEHMQELLPSLKELKLISCPEIESFPEGGLPFSLEVLEIFYCKKLVNGRKEWSLQRFPYLRELRIDHDGSDEEIPADENWELPCSIRTLWMDNMKTLSSQVLKSLTSLEYLSTVNLPQIQSLLEEGLPSSLSELRLNDHDELHSLPTEGFRRLTSLQRLYLYHCDQLKSIPESALPSSLSELTILNCRNLQSLQVKRKPSFLSLLPICRCGNNLQPLPESALPSSLSKLVIDDCPKLQSLPVKGMPSSISALWIRNCPLLKPSLEFEEEDYWPNIAQIPTIKIDEEYL
- the LOC138891349 gene encoding putative F-box protein At1g20795, giving the protein MDLNEDLVVEIISHLPLKFAIQCKVLCKNFNTRISDPKFSQTWLFQHQKIISILIYSSDRVSKNFHKISINSIRANHYKTTLPVQVEVLASCKGLLLLNFHQVRSFCVFNPITGAHQLIPHPKCKTYKHTIGDTGFVVDYPTSDQYKLVRVGKLAKEEGYRFQVFSSEESGGVWHEFRSRMKLQLGNTFSYLVAGSRPVYVHDSLHWLTCDRRILAFNTKRKEAIILNFPDFINHTHDFIYDKWLGVVQVLLTLICTFEEFVVISAYDYLSNNWRVSHTVANFITGLDGYNYCFPVCFDSKQVLFLVNRILEQYDEQYDELYEYDSKMNEYKIAAVLDKGNAISSSPYTFEPTLASVHKTLSDTVTAKHLSTITATLDELRRFITDS